A DNA window from Bubalus bubalis isolate 160015118507 breed Murrah chromosome 22, NDDB_SH_1, whole genome shotgun sequence contains the following coding sequences:
- the NETO1 gene encoding neuropilin and tolloid-like protein 1 isoform X6 produces the protein MIYGRSLFHIVASLIILHLSGAAKKGTEKQTTSETQKSVQCGTWTKHAEGGIFTSPNYPSKYPPDRECIYIIEAAPRQCIELYFDEKYSIEPSWECKFDHIEVRDGPFGFSPIIGRFCGQQNPPVIKSSGRFLWIKFFADGELESMGFSARYNFTPGAQMSAEQMVPPIRASGLVEDGQSSIAWLGKDGKGYCNQHNLSLILPSSLDGSNTLILMFNCSTWR, from the exons TTGTTTCACA TTGTAGCAAGTTTAATCATCCTCCATTTGTCTGGAGCAGCCAAAAAAGGAACAG aaaAGCAAACCACCTCAGAAACACAGAAGTCTGTGCAGTGTGGAACTTGGACAAAACATGCAGAGGGAGGTATCTTCACTTCTCCGAACTATCCGAGCAAGTACCCCCCTGACCGGGAATGCATCTACATCATAGAAG ctgCCCCAAGACAGTGCATTGAACTTTACTTTGATGAAAAGTACTCTATTGAACCATCTTGGGAGTGTAAATTTGATCATATTGAAGTTCGAGATGGACCTTTTGGATTTTCTCCAATAATTGGACGTTTTTGTGGACAACAAAATCCACCTGTAATAAAATCCAGTGGAAGATTTCTATGGATTAAATTTTTTGCTGATGGAGAGCTGGAATCTATGGGATTTTCAGCCCGGTACAATTTTACACCTG GAGCACAGATGTCTGCTGAACAAATGGTACCACCAATACGAGCAAGTGGCCTGGTGGAAGACGGACAGAGTTCTATTGCCTGGTTAGGTAAAGATGGCAAAGGATACTGCAACCAGCATAATCTGTCCTTGATTCTGCCTTCCAGTCTGGATGGTTCCAACACATTAATCTTGATGTTTAACTGCTCTACATGGAGGTAA
- the NETO1 gene encoding neuropilin and tolloid-like protein 1 isoform X7, which produces MIYGRSLFHIVASLIILHLSGAAKKGTEKQTTSETQKSVQCGTWTKHAEGGIFTSPNYPSKYPPDRECIYIIEAAPRQCIELYFDEKYSIEPSWECKFDHIEVRDGPFGFSPIIGRFCGQQNPPVIKSSGRFLWIKFFADGELESMGFSARYNFTPDKESSDLEKRRCPETSCFQSPTAYLSPGLLCTAVMSRTLG; this is translated from the exons TTGTTTCACA TTGTAGCAAGTTTAATCATCCTCCATTTGTCTGGAGCAGCCAAAAAAGGAACAG aaaAGCAAACCACCTCAGAAACACAGAAGTCTGTGCAGTGTGGAACTTGGACAAAACATGCAGAGGGAGGTATCTTCACTTCTCCGAACTATCCGAGCAAGTACCCCCCTGACCGGGAATGCATCTACATCATAGAAG ctgCCCCAAGACAGTGCATTGAACTTTACTTTGATGAAAAGTACTCTATTGAACCATCTTGGGAGTGTAAATTTGATCATATTGAAGTTCGAGATGGACCTTTTGGATTTTCTCCAATAATTGGACGTTTTTGTGGACAACAAAATCCACCTGTAATAAAATCCAGTGGAAGATTTCTATGGATTAAATTTTTTGCTGATGGAGAGCTGGAATCTATGGGATTTTCAGCCCGGTACAATTTTACACCTG ataaagaaagcaGTGATCTAGAGAAGAGGCGTTGCCCAG AGACCAGTTGCTTCCAGTCACCAACAGCTTACCTCTCCCCAGGGCTGCTGTGTACAGCTGTGATGTCCAGGACACTAGGCTGA
- the NETO1 gene encoding neuropilin and tolloid-like protein 1 isoform X9, protein MIYGRSLFHIVASLIILHLSGAAKKGTEKQTTSETQKSVQCGTWTKHAEGGIFTSPNYPSKYPPDRECIYIIEAAPRQCIELYFDEKYSIEPSWECKFDHIEVRDGPFGFSPIIGRFCGQQNPPVIKSSGRFLWIKFFADGELESMGFSARYNFTPETSCFQSPTAYLSPGLLCTAVMSRTLG, encoded by the exons TTGTTTCACA TTGTAGCAAGTTTAATCATCCTCCATTTGTCTGGAGCAGCCAAAAAAGGAACAG aaaAGCAAACCACCTCAGAAACACAGAAGTCTGTGCAGTGTGGAACTTGGACAAAACATGCAGAGGGAGGTATCTTCACTTCTCCGAACTATCCGAGCAAGTACCCCCCTGACCGGGAATGCATCTACATCATAGAAG ctgCCCCAAGACAGTGCATTGAACTTTACTTTGATGAAAAGTACTCTATTGAACCATCTTGGGAGTGTAAATTTGATCATATTGAAGTTCGAGATGGACCTTTTGGATTTTCTCCAATAATTGGACGTTTTTGTGGACAACAAAATCCACCTGTAATAAAATCCAGTGGAAGATTTCTATGGATTAAATTTTTTGCTGATGGAGAGCTGGAATCTATGGGATTTTCAGCCCGGTACAATTTTACACCTG AGACCAGTTGCTTCCAGTCACCAACAGCTTACCTCTCCCCAGGGCTGCTGTGTACAGCTGTGATGTCCAGGACACTAGGCTGA
- the NETO1 gene encoding neuropilin and tolloid-like protein 1 isoform X10, translated as MIYGRSLFHIVASLIILHLSGAAKKGTEKQTTSETQKSVQCGTWTKHAEGGIFTSPNYPSKYPPDRECIYIIEAAPRQCIELYFDEKYSIEPSWECKFDHIEVRDGPFGFSPIIGRFCGQQNPPVIKSSGRFLWIKFFADGELESMGFSARYNFTPDLKETLKFISFSLFILKIKKAVI; from the exons TTGTTTCACA TTGTAGCAAGTTTAATCATCCTCCATTTGTCTGGAGCAGCCAAAAAAGGAACAG aaaAGCAAACCACCTCAGAAACACAGAAGTCTGTGCAGTGTGGAACTTGGACAAAACATGCAGAGGGAGGTATCTTCACTTCTCCGAACTATCCGAGCAAGTACCCCCCTGACCGGGAATGCATCTACATCATAGAAG ctgCCCCAAGACAGTGCATTGAACTTTACTTTGATGAAAAGTACTCTATTGAACCATCTTGGGAGTGTAAATTTGATCATATTGAAGTTCGAGATGGACCTTTTGGATTTTCTCCAATAATTGGACGTTTTTGTGGACAACAAAATCCACCTGTAATAAAATCCAGTGGAAGATTTCTATGGATTAAATTTTTTGCTGATGGAGAGCTGGAATCTATGGGATTTTCAGCCCGGTACAATTTTACACCTG ATCTGAAAGAGACCTTGAAGTTCATCTCATTcagcctttttattttaaagataaagaaagcaGTGATCTAG
- the NETO1 gene encoding neuropilin and tolloid-like protein 1 isoform X8, with protein MIYGRSLFHIVASLIILHLSGAAKKGTEKQTTSETQKSVQCGTWTKHAEGGIFTSPNYPSKYPPDRECIYIIEAAPRQCIELYFDEKYSIEPSWECKFDHIEVRDGPFGFSPIIGRFCGQQNPPVIKSSGRFLWIKFFADGELESMGFSARYNFTPEPCYFICRRRRCYHQELLNPKGMWGGGS; from the exons TTGTTTCACA TTGTAGCAAGTTTAATCATCCTCCATTTGTCTGGAGCAGCCAAAAAAGGAACAG aaaAGCAAACCACCTCAGAAACACAGAAGTCTGTGCAGTGTGGAACTTGGACAAAACATGCAGAGGGAGGTATCTTCACTTCTCCGAACTATCCGAGCAAGTACCCCCCTGACCGGGAATGCATCTACATCATAGAAG ctgCCCCAAGACAGTGCATTGAACTTTACTTTGATGAAAAGTACTCTATTGAACCATCTTGGGAGTGTAAATTTGATCATATTGAAGTTCGAGATGGACCTTTTGGATTTTCTCCAATAATTGGACGTTTTTGTGGACAACAAAATCCACCTGTAATAAAATCCAGTGGAAGATTTCTATGGATTAAATTTTTTGCTGATGGAGAGCTGGAATCTATGGGATTTTCAGCCCGGTACAATTTTACACCTG AGCCATGCTACTTCATCTGTAGAAGGAGAAGATGTTATCACCAAGAGCTACTGAATCCGAAGGGAATGTGGGGAGGTGGTTCATGA
- the NETO1 gene encoding neuropilin and tolloid-like protein 1 isoform X11 — MIYGRSLFHIVASLIILHLSGAAKKGTEKQTTSETQKSVQCGTWTKHAEGGIFTSPNYPSKYPPDRECIYIIEAAPRQCIELYFDEKYSIEPSWECKFDHIEVRDGPFGFSPIIGRFCGQQNPPVIKSSGRFLWIKFFADGELESMGFSARYNFTPDLLTVLGL; from the exons TTGTTTCACA TTGTAGCAAGTTTAATCATCCTCCATTTGTCTGGAGCAGCCAAAAAAGGAACAG aaaAGCAAACCACCTCAGAAACACAGAAGTCTGTGCAGTGTGGAACTTGGACAAAACATGCAGAGGGAGGTATCTTCACTTCTCCGAACTATCCGAGCAAGTACCCCCCTGACCGGGAATGCATCTACATCATAGAAG ctgCCCCAAGACAGTGCATTGAACTTTACTTTGATGAAAAGTACTCTATTGAACCATCTTGGGAGTGTAAATTTGATCATATTGAAGTTCGAGATGGACCTTTTGGATTTTCTCCAATAATTGGACGTTTTTGTGGACAACAAAATCCACCTGTAATAAAATCCAGTGGAAGATTTCTATGGATTAAATTTTTTGCTGATGGAGAGCTGGAATCTATGGGATTTTCAGCCCGGTACAATTTTACACCTG